One genomic window of Ciona intestinalis chromosome 7, KH, whole genome shotgun sequence includes the following:
- the LOC100185019 gene encoding solute carrier family 35 member B1 isoform X2, whose protein sequence is MHDHSANTSKLMFCFFGIFFCYLLFGFAQEKITRGDYDGERFTFSQALVFVQCVINAIFAKAMIVFLTKPEQDKTPKPLYAACAFCYMGAMVASNHALLYIAYPKQVLGKACKPIPVMILGVLLAHKRYPIAKYFCVLMIVLGVAGFMYKDGKDTGDSAGLVSLGFGEILLLVSLTLDGLTGVTQERMRAHHFTNHHYMMHNVNLWSCFLLGAALLITGEGSQFVQFVMKHPKVVTHLAMFSVMSALGQHFIFLTVVTFGPLTCSVITTTRKFFTILFSVLIFQNPMNTRQWLSTALVFTGLGLDSIYGKSLKPKLKISQKE, encoded by the exons ATGCATGATCATTCAGCCAATACATCAAAgcttatgttttgtttttttggtatttttttttgttacctCTTGTTTGGATTTGCACaagaaaaaat AACAAGAGGTGATTATGATGGCGAAAGATTCACTTTTTCCCAAGCTCTTGTTTTCGTTCAATGTGTTATTAATGCCATATTTGCCAAAGCAA tgatCGTCTTTTTGACAAAACCTGAACAAGATAAGACACCGAAACCACTGTATGCTGCTTGTGCATTTTGTTACATGGGAGCTATGGTTGCAAGTAACCATGCCTTATTATACATTGCTTATCCTAAACAG GTTCTTGGCAAAGCTTGTAAACCTATTCCAGTCATGATTCTTGGTGTACTACTTGCCCACAAGAGATATCCAATAGCCAAGTATTTCTGTGTGTTAATGATTGTGTTGGGTGTTGCTGGTTTTATGTACAAAGATGGCAAGGATACTGGAGACTCAGCTGGTTTAGTTTCACTGGGTTTTGGGGAAATTCTGCTG TTGGTATCTTTAACCCTTGATGGTTTGACTGGAGTGACACAAGAAAGAATGAGAGCTCACCATTTTACGAACCATCATTACATGATGCACAACGTAAACTTGTGGTCATGCTTTCTCCTAGGAGCAG cACTACTCATAACCGGAGAAGGTTCTCAGTTTGTACAATTTGTTATGAAACATCCGAAAGTTGTGACACATTTAGCCATGTTCAGTGTCATGTCAGCGCTTGGTcagcattttatatttttgaca GTGGTAACTTTTGGACCATTGACCTGTTCAGTTATAACAACTACTAGAAAATTCTTCACAATCTTATTCtctgttttgatttttcaaaATCCAATGAACACAAGGCAGTGGTTATCAACTGCCCTTGTATTCACAG GGTTGGGGCTGGATTCAATTTATGGCAAATCGCttaaaccaaaattaaaaatctcccaaaaaGAATGA
- the LOC100184214 gene encoding F-box/SPRY domain-containing protein 1 encodes MASASVNNKKPTADKLPTLVLERIFSFLSLEELQSCSLVCKSWFHYLNDGNNDVWRLQCVQKLAEEALKSDLLSSLPTYKEKLKAFHHSWNANDCSGNIYIKPDGFTLHRRPEAQCTDAARGKIGFESGRHSWDVRWRGPVGTVAMVGVATKEAPLRVGGYKPLLGSSDQSWAWNLVDNHLFHGGSRRDTYPKCNNPPKYQVGEKITVVLDMEDNTLAFERDYEFLGIAFRGLPQTRLYPSISAVYGNTEVTMVYKGNPTDG; translated from the exons ATGGCTTCTGCATCTGTGAACAACAAGAAGCCAACTGCGGATAAGCTGCCAACCCTGGTTCTGGAGCGtatattttcctttttgtCCCTTGAGGAACTGCAGTCATGTTCCCTAGTTTGCAAATCCTGGTTTCACTACTTGAATGATGGAAATAATGATGTCTGGAG GCTACAATGTGTTCAAAAGCTTGCAGAAGAAGCATTAAAGTCTGATTTATTATCTTCCCTCCCAACTTataaagaaaagttaaaaGCATTTCATCATTCCTGGAATGCGAATGACTGTTCaggaaatatttacattaaaccaGATGGGTTTACACTTCACAGAAG ACCAGAAGCACAATGTACAGATGCAGCTCGTGGAAAGATTGGATTTGAATCTGGCCGACATTCTTGGGATGTTCGTTGGCGGGGACCAGTGGGAACTGTAGCTATGGTTGGCGTGGCAACTAAAGAAGCGCCCCTACGTGTAGGAGGCTATAAACCCCTTCTAGGCTCATCAGATCAAAGCTGGGCATGGAATTTAGTCGATAATCATTTATTTCATGGTGGTTCAAGAAGAGACACCTACCCAAAGTGCAATAATCCTCCTAAATACCAg GTTGGTGAGAAAATAACTGTAGTTTTGGATATGGAGGACAATACGCTTGCGTTTGAAAGAGATTATGAATTCCTAGGCATCGCTTTTCGTGGGTTACCACAGACCAGACTTTACCCCTCAATATCAGCAGTGTATGGAAATACAGAAGTCACGATGGTTTATAAAGGAAACCCCACTGATGGATGA
- the LOC100186591 gene encoding golgin-45 has product MATISASPILSLKPPHLQIDRDPSWKNTPREVGDGMESDVSLSTLAPPTITTTTPNLTKTPEKQTFETSEIYSVSQSPCSSPRCVHREVTRTLPDVSAGPVSKLNFSFKEPDIQIQRKTSEKFLIEEKSALKDHLQIQIQVNQELKRLLVASVGDELGYHYERLATEKAQLQIELDQMTEIAQKKSEEIERLEISCDVWRSKFLASRMQSDDANAWRRHHERYERELGNAVRGLLREHWERTEHLNELHRTLTNLNNSLTTDNDECYTVNIEGSSSVGENCRSLANCLSDKLIGTSNVPLPRKPAVSVHCDIPAATPAEKYVLQLLNENQHTLSNVRHRPDMFVPSCEQRKSGTIDRFHSQTQHENITLNCCVNCKGEIHVI; this is encoded by the exons ATGGCAACGATATCGGCTTCTCCTATTTTGTCCTTGAAGCCACCGCATTTACAAATTGACAGAG ATCCGTCATGGAAAAATACACCAAGAGAAGTTGGAGATGGAATGGAATCTGATGTATCTCTTTCTACACTGGCACCaccaacaataacaacaaccaCCCCAAACCTTACAAAGACACCGGAAA AgcaaacttttgaaacatcTGAAATATACTCAGTCAGTCAATCACCATGTTCCTCGCCAAGGTGTGTACACCGCGAAGTTACACGGACACTCCCAGATGTTTCAGCCGGCCCagtttcaaaattaaacttcTCCTTTAAAGAACCGGACATACaaatacaaagaaaaactTCAGAAAAATTTCTTATAGAAGAAAAATCAGCTTTAAAAGACCATTTACAAATACAGATTCAG GTAAACCAAGAACTAAAGCGGTTGCTTGTAGCGTCTGTTGGAGATGAATTGGGTTATCATTATGAAAGGTTGGCAACGGAAAAAGCTCAACTTCAAATAGAG CTAGACCAAATGACAGAGATAGCTCAAAAGAAAAGTGAAGAGATTGAGAGATTAGAAATATCATGTGATGTTTGGAGAAGCAAGTTTCTTGCAAGTAGAATGCAATCTGATGATGCTAATGCCTGGAGACGTCATCAT gAAAGATATGAAAGAGAACTCGGGAATGCAGTCCGTGGGCTGCTTCGAGAACACTGGGAGAGAACAGAGCATTTAAATGAGTTGCACAG GACCCTTACCAATCTTAACAATTCACTGACCACTGATAATGATGAGTGTTATACAGTTAATATAGAAGGGTCCAGTTCTGTTGGTGAAAACTGTCGAAGCCTTGCCAATTGTTTGTCTGATAAACTGATCGGTACAAGTAATGTACCTTTACCAAGGAAACCTGCAGTTTCTGTGCACTGTGATATACCTGCTGCAACTCCTGCTGAAAAATATGTGTTACAG CTACTCAATGAAAACCAACATACATTGTCTAACGTACGGCATCGACCTGATATGTTTGTGCCATCTTGTGAGCAACGAAAATCCGGGACAATTGATCGCTTTCACTCTCAAACACAACATGAAAACATTACACTTAACTGCTGTGTAAATTGCAAAGGAGAAATCCATGTCATATAA
- the LOC100182648 gene encoding sodium- and chloride-dependent taurine transporter-like encodes MSDQIKIDTRDTFKKGFDFLFSAGGALVGLGNLWRFPYLCYENGGGAFLIAYFIFVAIVALPMVFLETSIGQITRIGQFKAWNMFPLLRGVGLASGVILLYCNIYYPVILAWALRYLVASFHSQLEWTHCNNEYNSPDCFSILNVTNVTLNENATSSVTEFWERSILHKSSGIDEVGSVQWRLYLCLAVVWILCYFCIWKGVRWTAKIVYFTATAPIIMIIIMIVRGATLDGAANGITYYLRPEMSELANIKVWMAAASQVIYSYGICFGALVCLGSYNKIKHNCLRDSLLLLVVNSGASFLSGFAVFSVLGFMAKAQNTTVEAVAESGPGLVFLVYPHALSLLPIPQFWCVLFFLTLILLGFDGQFVYLESWTTGVMDFFPRVKSFRFGKELFIASASFIMCVIGITMTTEGGIYVFNLIDNFAAAGWSTTTLCVFEALAGGWIGRDAYLACLGKMLNRGPRALLYFKYFWRYVTPASLTVMVICTLYFYQPATYNKEYVYPPWAQYLGISITCSSIIWVPTIAIYDLVTATGTLQSRLKRACHLPEYVSENLTAKLTRENKTHKPGVNVTMNELKELI; translated from the exons ATGTCTGATCAAATTAAGATCGATACTAGGGATACGTTTAAAAAAGGGTTTGACTTTTTATTTAGCGCTGGTGGAGCCTTGGTGGGTTTGGGAAATTTATGGAGGTTTCCATATCTCTGCTACGAAAACGGGGGTG GGGCGTTTTTGATAGCATACTTTATATTCGTGGCCATCGTCGCCTTACCTATGGTTTTTCTGGAGACTTCTATTGGTCAAATTACAAGAATAGGTCAATTCAAGGCTTGGAACATGTTTCCACTTTTGAGAG GTGTTGGTCTCGCTAGCGGAGTAATTCTGCTGTATTGCAACATATACTACCCGGTGATACTGGCATGGGCATTACGATATCTTGTAGCGAGTTTTCACTCACAGCTGGAATGGACGCATTGCAACAACGAATACAATTCGCCAGATTGCTTTTCTATTTTGAATGTTACGAACGTGACCTTGAATGAAAATGCCACATCTTCAGTTACAGAGTTTTGGGA AAGGAGCATCTTACACAAATCTTCGGGTATAGATGAAGTGGGTAGTGTACAGTGGCGTTTATACCTTTGCTTGGCTGTAGTTTGGATTTTGTGTTATTTCTGCATTTGGAAAGGAGTACGATGGACCGCAAAG ATTGTATATTTCACGGCAACAGCACCAATTATAATGATAATCATAATGATAGTACGCGGCGCCACATTGGACGGTGCAGCTAATGGAATAACCTACTACCTTCGACCCGAAATGTCCGAGTTAGCAAACATAAAG GTTTGGATGGCTGCAGCATCCCAGGTCATCTACTCCTACGGCATTTGCTTTGGTGCACTCGTATGTCTCGGAAGTTATAACAAGATTAAACATAACTGCCTGCG GGACTCTCTACTATTGTTGGTCGTAAACAGCGGGGCAAGCTTTTTGAGCGGTTTTGCTGTGTTTTCTGTTCTTGGTTTTATGGCTAAAGCTCAG AACACCACTGTGGAAGCAGTTGCCGAATCTGGGCCTGGTCTGGTGTTCTTGGTTTATCCACATGCATTGTCACTATTACCTATCCCACAGTTTTGGTGTGTGTTATTTTTCCTCACCCTAATTTTGCTGGGTTTTGATGGTCAG TTCGTGTATTTGGAGAGTTGGACAACCGGTGTAATGGACTTCTTTCCTCGTGTTAAATCCTTTCGATTTGGAAAAGAATTGTTCATTGCATCTGCATCATTTATCATGTGTGTGATTGGAATCACAATGACTACTGAA gGTGGAATCTACGTGTTTAATTTGATAGACAATTTTGCTGCAGCCGGGTGGTCGACAACAACGTTATGTGTATTCGAAGCCCTGGCTGGAGGGTGGATAGGCAGAGATGCATATTTGGCTTGTTTGGGAAAGATGCTTAATCGAGGGCCGAGAGCTCTGctttattttaagtatttttggaGATATGTCACCCCCGCCTCTCTTACA GTGATGGTTATTTGCACCCTGTACTTCTACCAACCTGCAACATACAACAAAGAGTATGTGTACCCACCATGGGCACAATACCTTGGAATATCTATAACATGCTCGTCCATTATTTGGGTGCCAACAATTGCAATATATGATCTAGTTACAGCTACTGGAACTTTACAATCG AGATTGAAAAGGGCCTGTCACCTACCAGAATACGTTAGTGAAAACTTGACTGCTAAATTGacaagagaaaataaaacccaCAAGCCTGGTGTAAATGTGACAATGAATGAGTTAAAGGAACTCATTTAG
- the LOC100181830 gene encoding succinate dehydrogenase [ubiquinone] iron-sulfur subunit, mitochondrial-like gives MSSGLRISRTVLRSSSPVLSLLTTQTLRCSATAAAQTTEQNQRLKTFSIYRWNPEAEGDMKLPVMHKYQVDLNDCGPMVLDALIKIKNEQDPTLTFRRSCREGICGSCAMNIGGTNTLACLARIDTNLSKKTKIYPLPHMYVVKDLVPDMNNFYAQYRSIEPFLKQKDASKLGKENFQSVADRQKLDGLYECILCACCSTSCPSYWWSSDKYLGPAVLMQAYRWIIDSRDEYQKERLDRMNDPFSLYKCHTIMNCTKACPKGLNPGLAIAELKKMLASHNSAEVASPKPAAQ, from the exons ATGTCGTCTGGACTTCGAATTTCTCGTACAGTGTTGCGAAGTTCGTCTCCAGTACTGTCACTTTTAACCACTCAG ACTCTGCGTTGTTCAGCAACAGCTGCTGCCCAAACAACCGAACAAAATCAGCgtttgaaaacattttcaatttaCCGATGGAATCCTGAAGCAGAGGGTGACATGAAACTCCCTGTCATGCACAAGTATCAAGTGGATTTAAATGA TTGTGGTCCAATGGTTCTTGATGCTCTGATCAAAATAAAGAACGAACAAGATCCAACTTTGACCTTCCGTAGATCATGCAGAGAGGGAATCTGTGGTTCATGTGCAATGAACATTGGTGGTACTAACACCCTGGCTTGCCTAGC GAGAATTGATACCAACTTGTCAAAGAAAACCAAGATATATCCATTGCCTCATATGTATGTGGTGAAAGACCTTGTACCA GATATGAACAACTTCTATGCACAATATCGCTCTATTGAACCGTTCCTGAAGCAGAAAGATGCAAGTAAACTTGGAAAAGAAAACTTTCAATCTGTAGCAGACAG GCAAAAGTTAGATGGTTTATACGAATGCATCCTCTGTGCTTGTTGTTCCACTTCATGTCCAAGTTATTGGTGGAGTTCAGACAAATACCTTGGCCCTGCAGTTTTAATGCAA gcATACAGGTGGATTATAGATAGCAGAGATGAATACCAGAAAGAGAGACTGGACAGAATGAATGATCCTTTTTCACTTTACAAATGCCATACTATAATGAACTGTACGAAAGCATGTCCAAAG gGTTTAAATCCTGGTTTGGCAATTGCTGAATTAAAGAAGATGCTTGCAAGCCATAATTCAGCAGAGGTGGCCTCACCAAAACCAGCAGCGCAGTGA
- the LOC100177179 gene encoding uncharacterized protein LOC100177179 codes for MATKMICVDNPTHYHNQLQFNLDAQSPASTASHTFGRPKYLLIEKVQKHVPKVRVPSPENKFGMMPSDKLSLAIQLAKMDVSNSQWNNNEIPVKDTTKPSVKAKQHQQHFDERFVKKVQVQMPGNYARAGKINKPKLSKPPKPVPAFRSHRNKQNHIRFQQEPDFEDHIRRIIEPVQPKSKSRPISKDAVTSTADLSREVESFGHRSEFKNFARELQGVVKKEKLIKRYNQQQPAKSGFLSMHRSPAKRSFCQALSTPLRISHISTQQKPREKRQLPTEKVEKATLRDAATSPIFCQKNKQKQKEFVRALHNDTSDTDENWLSFTASSGTEDSYFGKTEPKQLERRRRGFKKPETDKRKQQQKGLKDRLVASILQDFFADTAKEVHKHEYEPKLLQSMANEPTCEAMYRKIEQMEQEETEIRKRWETIQYEDIKLRTTEPRHNRTSSDNTEEPRTSSPQPLCFTNKDCAKGEEISKPSVRFMQEEPGFHTLYMSPTSSTKPSPNSNAIKLTLNKDTAESIHTNRAKYNNYLKHTYHEPKGAFNPWKIVQELSEDVMKQVISEVVNELDGLCDDYVEHVFESEFADPSQSLASGVDPSSSFSTISQIVEESSLALSSHI; via the coding sequence ATGGCTACGAAAATGATCTGTGTTGATAATCCTACTCATTATCATAACCAGCTCCAGTTTAATCTCGATGCTCAAAGCCCTGCATCCACCGCAAGTCATACCTTTGGACGTCCAAAGTACTTGTTAATAGAAAAGGTTCAAAAACATGTTCCGAAAGTGCGTGTTCCATCTCCAGAAAACAAATTCGGCATGATGCCTTCGGACAAACTATCGTTGGCTATTCAGTTAGCGAAAATGGATGTCAGCAACTCTCAGTGGAATAATAATGAGATACCTGTGAAAGACACAACAAAACCAAGTGTGAAGGCAAAACAACATCAGCAACATTTCGATGAAAGGTTTGTAAAGAAGGTCCAAGTACAGATGCCTGGGAATTATGCCCGAGCTGGCAAGATCAACAAACCTAAACTATCCAAACCCCCAAAACCAGTGCCTGCTTTCCGATCTCACAGAAACAAGCAGAACCATATCCGATTTCAGCAGGAGCCAGATTTTGAAGATCATATTCGACGGATCATTGAACCAGTTCAACCCAAAAGTAAGAGTCGTCCTATTTCGAAAGATGCAGTTACTTCAACTGCTGATCTAAGCAGAGAAGTAGAAAGTTTTGGTCACCGAAGCGAGTTTAAGAACTTTGCGCGGGAACTACAAGGGGTAGTTAAGAAAGAAAAGTTGATAAAACGGTATAATCAGCAACAACCAGCGAAAAGTGGGTTTCTTTCTATGCACAGGTCCCCTGCAAAAAGAAGTTTTTGTCAAGCACTGTCAACTCCATTGAGAATTTCACATATATCAACTCAGCAGAAACCTAGAGAAAAAAGGCAGCTTCCAACGGAAAAGGTTGAGAAAGCAACACTACGCGATGCAGCAACTTCGCCAATTTTTTgtcagaaaaacaaacaaaaacaaaaggaGTTTGTGCGAGCTTTACACAATGATACATCTGATACCGATGAAAACTGGCTCAGTTTTACTGCGAGCTCAGGCACAGAGGATAGTTATTTTGGAAAAACTGAACCAAAGCAATtagaaagaagaagaagaggtTTCAAAAAACCCGAAACCGATAAAAGaaagcaacaacaaaaagGTCTAAAGGACAGGCTTGTGGCATCAATTTTGCAGGACTTTTTTGCAGACACAGCAAAAGAGGTTCATAAACATGAGTATGAACCAAAATTGTTGCAGAGCATGGCTAACGAGCCAACATGTGAAGCGATGTACAGAAAAATTGagcaaatggaacaagaagaGACAGAAATACGAAAAAGATGGGAGACAATACAATATGAAGATATAAAACTAAGAACAACTGAACCCAGACATAACAGGACTAGCTCTGACAACACTGAGGAGCCTCGAACCTCTTCTCCACAACCTCTCTGCTTCACCAACAAAGATTGTGCTAAAGGAGAAGAAATTTCAAAACCTTCTGTTCGTTTTATGCAAGAAGAACCTGGCTTTCACACATTGTATATGTCTCCTACATCATCTACTAAACCATCTCCTAATTCAAATGCAATCAAATTAACCCTTAACAAAGACACAGCCGAATCCATTCATACAAACAGAGCCAAATACAACAATTACCTAAAGCATACATACCATGAACCAAAGGGTGCATTTAACCCTTGGAAAATCGTACAAGAACTCTCAGAAGACGTCATGAAACAAGTGATCTCTGAAGTTGTGAATGAACTCGATGGTTTATGTGATGATTACGTTGAACATGTATTTGAATCAGAATTTGCTGATCCCAGTCAATCCCTCGCATCCGGAGTTGATCCTTCATCTTCTTTTTCCACAATTTCTCAAATTGTAGAAGAATCCTCACTTGCTCTGAGCTCTCACATTTGA